From Balneola sp. MJW-20:
TTGGTTCCTTCGGATCTGGTGCCGGCATGAAATACAAGGGTATCCAGTTCTGCCTTTTCCAGTCCTTTGATCTCTTTTCCTTTCTCATAGGAACCGGGATATCCTCCGGAAGTAAGGACCACACAGCAGCGGTAAAGCTCATCAAGCTCTACTTCCGTTTCCCGCAGATTACCGTTCAGGCATGATACAATAATTTCCAGCAGATCTGATTCCAGTCTCGGGATGATCACCTGACATTCAGGATCTCCGAAGCGGCAGTTATATTCCACTACTTTGGGTCCCTCTTCTGTGATCATCAGGCCGCAATACAGAAATCCCACATAGGGATTACCTTCTTCTTTCATACCATTTACTGTCGGGGCAATGATATTCTTTTCAACGGCCTCCAGAATTTCCTTTGTAACTACAGGAGCGGGGGAATAAGCACCCATTCCGCCCGTATTCAGCCCGGTATCTCCTTCCCCGGCTCTTTTATGATCCTGTGCATTTCCGATCACCTGGTAGCTTTCACCATCACAAACAGCAAACACTGAGGCTTCTTCCCCGGTCATAAATTCTTCAATGACCAGCCTTGATGAGGCTTCCCGTAACGAAGAACTATTTTTCAATTCTTTCAGGAAGCTCATAGCCTCCTCTTCATTCTCAGGAATAAATACTCCTTTACCTCCGGCCAGGCCATCGGCCTTCAGTACTATCGGATAAGAATTATTTTCTTTTATGTAATCAGCGGCAGCATCAAAATCTTCCTGGTCAAAGGCCTTATAGGCAGCTGTAGGAATATTATGTCGCTGCATGAATTCCTTGGCAAACTCTTTGGAACCTTCCAGCATGGCTGCCTGCTGACGGGGGCCGAATACTTTATGTCCCTCTGCTTCCAGTTTGTCTACAAGTCCTTCAACAAGTGGTTGTTCGGGTCCCACTACTGTAAGATCAATATGGTGTTCTTCAATGAAATCTTTAACCGCGGAATGGTCCGATACATCAAGTACCGCATTTTCACCCAACTCAGCTGTACCTGGATTTCCGGGTGCGGTATAAAGCCGGTTCAGTTTCTCAGATGAAGCGATACCCCACGCAAGAGCATGCTCTCGTCCCCCGCTGCCGATCAGAAGTACGTTATATGACATATTAGGACAATTTTTCTGCTATCGTAATGATCTCAGTGAAAGAGTCTGCATCCAGGCTCGCTCCTCCGATCAAACCACCATCTACATCCGGCTGAGATAATAATTCGTCTGCATTAGCCGGTTTCATACTTCCGCCGTATAGTATTCTGAGTGATGTTGCAACATCCGAGTCGTATATCTCAGAGACCAGGTCTCTGATAAATTTGTGCATTTGCTGTGCCTGTTCAGGGGTTGCGGTTTCTCCGGTACCGATCGCCCATATGGGTTCGTAAGCGATTACGACGTTCAGAACCTGATCCGTATTGATCCCTTCAAGCGCTGCCCGGATCTGTTTTCCAACCACCATCTTTTGCTCTCCGGCTTTACGCTGTTCGAGGCTTTCACCCACACAAAGGATAGGGGCAAGATCATTACTGATAGCCTGACCGATCTTTTTGTTGATCAGTTCATCATCTTCATTGAAATACTCACGACGTTCTGAATGACCTAGGATCACATAATTACATCCGCTTTCAGCGATCATTGATGCGCTGATCTCACCGGTATAAGCTCCGGAGCTTTCAAAATGCATATTCTGTGCCCCTACCTGAATATCTGTTTCATGAAGGTAGTTAACAGCCATGGACAGTGAAACAAAAGGAGGACATACCAGCACATCTACTTCTTCAGATACTTCTCCTTTCTTTTCTTTTATGCCTTCCAGCAGCAGCGCTGCTTCAGAAGGAGTGCAATTCATTTTCCAGTTACCGGCTATCAGAAATTTTCTCATAATAGTTGTTTAGCTAGCGTCATTTGAATTTGAGAATACAGTTCCAAGTCCCTGAATAATATCCTTGATCTCACTGCGAACATATTTCTTGACCACTTCACCATTCTGGTCAACCAAAAGCCAGGTAGGAACCTGCTGAATATTAAACTCCTGAATCAGTTCCTGAACATCAAAGGTGCCAAGTTTCGCAGTTGGCCAGTGTTGACCACGGGTCTCATAAAATGCTTCCACCGTTACTTCACTCTCATCCAAAGGTACCGTAATGATCTCAAGACCGTAATTTTTATACACTTCGTGAATTGCTATCATACGGTCATACTCGCGCTGATACTCGCCGGCTGCCAGTGGAGTGATCTCCAGTACAAAGGCCCGGCCGTTAAGTGACTCATTACTTAACGTATCACCATCCATGGTAATAAAATTGAACTCCGGGGCTCTTACACCCGGGGCAAGGTAATTCAGATCATATCTGATATTCTTAACCCATTGCCTGGCTTCTTCACTGTTTGCATATTGTTTTTCATAGACATCAGTCAGCTCTTTAGCTCTTTTGACTTCTGCACTATCGTATAACAGACTGATGCGTACCCGGCTGATCAGTTCTTTGGTCCGGTCGATCTGGGTCAGCTGTTCTAGAGAATCGAGATAAGAAACCGCCCCCTCCAGACCACGCACATTCGACACATATTCCGTTCCGTAATTCAGCGCTGATCCGATAGCGAATTCTTTAGGTAATTCTTCCTCGATCCGGCTGAACATTTTCTCCTTATTAATAATATTCAGGATCTTAACGGATTCCAGAAATGCCAGGTCTGCAGCAAATGAACCCGGGTAAGTCTCGTAAACCTCCCAGTAACTGTTAGCCCATTTATTCAGCTCTTCACCGATCAGGGAATCAGCAACAGCTCCACGACTGATCAGCGATACCACTCGGTTATACTGGTTGTCAACCCTGTTCAGTATATCCAATGCTTCGTATTCCCCGGATTTCAGATCAATATTCTGAGCAAGACCCGGTATGCTTCCGGACATATTCAGCGTATCGTTATTAGCAAGCAGGATCTGTGATGCGACCAGCTCGTTGCTTCCGGAAAGGATCTTAAAATTATAGATCGCCCTCTTTGGAAAAGTAATGGTTTGCGCAAAACTGCCATCAGACCCAATGCTGATATAAGAAAGGGTATCAGGAGCGGTACTCGCTGTATCCTGAGAAAATATCACCATGCTTAAAGGCCCAAAGAGTGAGTCTGAAGCCACTGAATCAGCAATACTGAATTCTCCCAGCAGCACCGCCTCATTTTCAGCTTCAGAATCTCCTGAACAGGAAACGGCGATCAGTGCAAATACTAATAATGATGTAAGTATGATATTCTTCATATAAGCTAAACTGAACCTAAAGATCAGTTATCGAGTTTTTTTTGAATTAAATCTTTAACTAACTGAGGATTCGCCTTTCCTCTGGAGGCTTTCATAGCCTGTCCAACGAAAAATCCGAGCAATTGTTTTTTCCCGTCCTTATATCGCTTCACTTCATCCGGATTCTGATCAATGATCTCATCCACGATAGGCTCCAGGAATCCGCTGTCAGATACCTGGATCAAATTTAGTTCTTTCGCCAGATCCTCTGCGCCGGTTCCGTTTTTGAGCATTTCATTAAAAATGGTCTGCATGGCGGAGGAATTGATCTTATCCTCTTCTTTAAGTCTGATAAGATCTGAAAGCCGCTGAGCATCGATACTGAATTCGCGGATATCCAGACTCTGTTCATTCAGAACTCTTAATACTTCACTTAAAACCAGGTTTGAAGCCGACTTAGGATTACCGGTATGTTCAACGACCTCTTCATAATAATCTGCCAGATAACGGCTGTCGGTTAGCGTTGTCGCATCATCTTCCGACATTTTAAACTCACTGATAAATCGTTTTCTTCGTACATCGGCCAGTTCAGGAAGCTCCTCTCTGATCTCTTCAAGCATTTCGTCGGTTACGACAACAGGCGGGAGATCCGGTTCGGGAAAATAACGATAATCATGAGCTTCCTCTTTGGAGCGCATCGGTCGGCTTTCCATTTTGGAAGTATCCCACAAACGAGTTTGCTGAACTACCGTACCACCATCTTCGATCAGTTCGATCTGTCGGTAGATCTCATACTCGATAGCCCGTTCCACATTACGGAATGAGTTCATGTTCTTTAGCTCTGTACGCGTACCGAATTCCTTCTGACCTCTCAGGCGAACGGAAACGTTTGCATCACATCGCAGACTACCCTCTTCCATATTACCGTCACAGATCTCAAGATACTGTACGATCTGCTTGATCTTGGACAGGTATGCATAAGCTTCCTGTGGGGTCCTGAGATCCGGTTCCGAAACGATCTCTATCAGCGGGGTACCGGCACGATTCAGATCAACCAGGGTATTATAGGGATCTTGATCGTGTATGGATTTCCCTGCATCCTCTTCCATATGGATACGGGTGATACCAATTCTCTTGTCGTAGTCATCCAGTTCTATATCCACGTAGCCGTCGTGGCAGATCGGGGTATCAAACTGTGAGATCTGATAACCTTTAGGCAGATCAGGATAAAAATAGTTCTTTCTGGCAAAAATGGAACGTTCAGCGATCCCGCAATGGGTGGCCAGCCCCATTTTTATAATATATCTGACCAGGTTTTCATTAATCACGGGTAAAGTTCCGGGATGTCCCAGACAGAGAGGGGTTACCTGAGTATTCGGAGCTCCGCCGTATTCGGGCTTAACGGCTGCGAATGCTTTCGATTCCGTAAGTAACTGTGCGTGTACTTCGAGGCCTATGACGGCCTCATATTTTTCATGCGCAATTGTGCTCATCAGGCAATGTTTTGTACAAAATTTCTTAAGGGCAAAAGATATTAAAGTTTGATCAATGTTTTGGAAATATCTTGAAGCTGAAATCGGGCTTAAACCCGTCTGCACTCAACCGGATCACCTTACCGAATACCATTGCTGGGTAATGCAGTGCAGAGATCCCTGGCCCCATACCAGATCTTTTGCAGGTATCCCGATCACCTTCCGGTGTTTGAAGTACTTTCGGAAGAGCTGCAGGATTTCTGCATCCAGTTTCGGGTCATATAATGGAACGAAGACCGCTCCGTTCGCCAGGTAAAAATTCGCATAACTGGCAGGTACATACTCTGATCCATCCACGGTCGGGTCTTCAACTCTGCAATCCGGCATAGGTAATGGTATAATATTCAGCTTATCACCTGACCCCGTTTGGTATGATCTCAGTATATCCAGATTCTCCTGAAGTGCCTCATAATTCACATCATTCTTATCCTCGGTCATGCATGCAAAGACCGTATTCTCATTTACAAATCGCGCGATGTCATCAATATGACCGTCCGTGTCGTCTCCTGCCAGTCCTCTTTTGAGCCATATCACCTCACGGATCCCAAGGTACTTTTTGAGCTGATCTTCGATCATTGAACGGTTCAAGTCTGGATTGCGGTTTGGGTTCAGCAAAACTGACTCTGTGGTCATTAGTAATCCATCTCCATTCACTTCGATGGATCCTCCTTCCAGGATCATACCGGGTTCCTCTAGCCGGATACCATATTTACTGGCTACATACTCCGGGATGTAATTATCGTCTTCCCAGGGAGGGTATTTCTCACCCCAGGCATTATAACCCCAGTTGAGTATCACATATCCATCCTCATCCTTAACAAAGATCGGTCCGCAGTCTCTGGCCCATACATCATTAATGGGCTGAACATGTAAAGTTAGTCGGTCAAGATCTACTGCCCGCTTAGATAATCTCTGTACAGCCCGTTCTTTTACCTCTTTGTTCTCAAGGAAGATGTGAACCGGTTCATAAAAGTGTAATTCTTCAATAAATCGGCAATATACCTCTTCCACGCGTTCCAGCCTTTCGCCGGGCCAGGTTTCGTGGTTCGAAGGCCAGTGAATATGCGTAGCTGAGTGATGTGCCCATTCCGCAGGCATCTGATATTTCTTATTCGATGGGGTCATTTGAAAAATTAGCTCAGGAATTATCCAGGTATCGTTTCAGGATCGGGGAATAGGAATCAATGCGGCGGTCTCTGAAAAAAGGCCAGGTCTTACGCTGCTTCTCAATAGCAGAAAGGTCACATTCAGCAACCAGAACCTCCTCTTTTTCTCCGGCTTTCTTAATGATCTCACCGAAAGGTCCGCTGATAAAGGATCCCCCCCAGAAACGGGTTCCCTCTTCTTTTCCCACCCGGTTTACTGAGGCCGCAAAACACCCGTTAGCAATAGCATGGGACCGCTGAATAGTTTCCCAGGCATCGTGAAATGCCTTTTTTTCTTCCTTTGATTCGGATGATAAGACTCCGATGGCTGTCGGGTAAAAGATGATATCAGCACCCATCAAAGCGGTTATTCGGGCAGCCTCTGGAAACCATTGATCCCAGCATATGAGGGTCCCTATCCTGCCATAAGCGGTGTCAAAGATCTTATAACCCTGATTGTCATCGGCAGGAGTGAAATAATATTTTTCATAAAAACCGGGATCATCGGGTATGTGCATTTTCCGGTACACACCTAAAAATGAACCATCTGCATCAATTACCATCAGAGAGTTATGATATATCCCTTTTGCCCTTCTCTCAAAAAAGGGTGCAACGATCACGATCTTGAGTTCAGAGGCAAGCTCAGAAAGACTATCCTGCATCTCTCCGCCAAGTGGTTCTGCCCAATCGAAATATTTCTCGTCGTAGTTAGTACAGAAATAAGGAGTGCTGAACAACTCCTGAAGACAGACGATCTGCGCCCCTTCTTCAGCTGCATCCCGGATAAGACCCATCTGGCGATATAAATTATCTTTTATAAGGGGACCGCACTCTGTCTGAATGAGTCCTATCTTTACTTTTTGTTCACCCATTATTTTGCCTGCTTGTTGAATAGCAAATGATAAGGTTTAGCAGACAAAAAGAATAGTTGTCATATTCCTTACTAAGCTGTGGTGAATACCCCTCGTGTCCCAACATCTTAATAACATCTTCAAAATTTTTTAAAATACTTACATTTAAAATTTTGAAGCAGCTTTAGTTAATTCAAAATACAGCCTGATCAGCTATTCATATTTAGGCAAACAAGGGACTGCACGTAAGATATAAAAGCGCTTCCATGTTTTTCCAAAAAAGGGTTAAGAAAGGTTCTAATTCACAAGTAAAACTTAATATTCAGAGATCTATTCCTTAACTTTTAAGCTTTAAAAAGATCAACCAAACAAGCCTCATGAGCGTAGATTACAATCTGCATCCAAAAAGCAAAGTGGGCCTCGAATATTTAGGGCTCGAAAACAATAAAAACGTTTTCTGGAACCTTACTCCTCCTGAATTATACGAACAGGCGATCAGCCGTGGTGAAGCGATTCTTACCAAAGACCATGCACTGCGTGTACTTACCGGGAAATTCACCGGACGATCCCCCAAAGACAAATTTATCGTAGATCAGCCATCGATACATGACGACATCGACTGGGGAGATGTGAACCAGCCTGTTTCTGAAGAGGTATTTGATCGTATGTACGACAAAGTGATCAATTACCTCAGCGAAAAAGATCTTTTTGTTAAAGATCTGTTCTGTGGAGCAGATGAAAAGAACCGGTTGAACGTACGTGTGGTGAGTGAAGCTGCCTATCACGGACTGTTCTCACACAATATGTTCATTCGACCTACGAAAGAAGAACTTGCGGTACACGAACCTGAATTTACAGTGGTAGCTGCTCCGCACCTGAAAGCTGACCCTGAAAAAGACGGCACACGTACCAGCACATTCATCCTGTGTAATTTTGATAAAAAGATCATTCTCATCGGCGGCACCCTCTATTCCGGTGAAGTGAAGAAGGGGATCTTCTCGGTAATGAATTACCTGCTTCCGAAAAAAGGTGTGATGGCTATGCACTGTTCAGCTAATCACGATGAAGATGGAAAGACTGCAGTATTTTTCGGTCTGTCCGGAACAGGAAAAACCACACTTTCTGCAGACCCTGATAAAACATTGATCGGTGACGACGAACACGGCTGGAGCGATGACGGTGTATTTAATTTTGAAGGCGGTTGCTATGCCAAGACCATAAACCTCTCCCCTGAAGGAGAACCAATGATCTATGCGACCACCAAAATGCCGGGTACTATCCTGGAAAATGTGGTACTGGATGAGAACCGTGAACCGGATTTTGATGATGTATCTCTGACCCAGAATACACGTTGTTCATATCCTATTAATTTTATTCCTAATGCCAGCTCGACCGGGAAAGGAAACCATCCGGAGAATATCATTTTCCTGACCTGCGATGCATTCGGTGTATTGCCTCCGATTTCCAAACTGACTCCCGAGCAGGCTATGTACCACTTCATCAGTGGCTATACGGCTAAAGTAGCCGGAACTGAGCGTGGAATTACCGAACCACAGGCTACTTTCTCTGCCTGCTTTGGTGCTCCTTTCATGCCTTTGCATCCTACCCGGTACGCGGAGCTGCTTGCTGAGAAGATCAAAAAGCATGATTCTGATGTATGGCTGGTAAACACCGGCTGGACAGGCGGTCCCGATGGTATAGGTCATCGAATGAAACTGAAGCATACGCGGCGCATGCTGAGTGAAGCATTAGCCGGCAATCTGGATAATGCAGAATTTGTCACAGACCCAATTTTTGGGATGGCCGTACCAACTTCGGTAAACGGAGTCCCCTCTGACGTACTGATCCCTCGTAATACCTGGGACGACAAAAATGCATACGATGTTAAAGCGAAGAAGCTGGCTGATATGTTCATTCAGAACTTCAAACAGTTTGAAGACGAAGCAAGTGAAGAGCTCTTAGCTGCTGCGCCAAGCGTCTGATTCCTTTTTAAGTAAATTTATGGCCTGTATCCACCCGGATACAGGCCTTTTTTATTGCATACATCCATTGCTCTGCATTACCTTCTGCCATGAAATTATTTTTGATCGTACCCGTATTACTATTTACTTTTTCTTCCTGCACGGAAACAGAATTCAAACAACTGGATCTACCGCTTCCCCACCGATATGTGATCCACAAAACTTCCGAAACCATGCAGATCGACGGTCTTGCCAGTGAAGAAAGCTGGGCAAATACCGGGTGGACCTCAGATTTCATGGATATCGAAGGTCCTGACAAAGATGCTCCTTTTTCCCGCAGCAGGGCCAAAATGCTCTGGGATGAAGATTATCTCTATTTCTTTGCATCCATGGAGGAAGAGCATATCTGGGGCGATATTACTCAACGGGATGCTGTAATATTCTACAATAATGATTTTGAGATCTTTATCCACCCGTCTGAATCTGAACCTCAGTATGCAGAATTTGAAGTTAATTCCCTGGGGACTTTATGGGAATTGATCCTGCTACAACCTTATCGAATCGGTGGCCCTGTAAGTAATTACTGGGATCTGAATGACACTCAGATAGGTATTAATATTGTTGGCTCGATCAATGAACCCTCGGATATTGATTCGCTTTGGACTGTGGAAATGGCCATCCCCCTGAAAGCAGTAGCAGAATTAAACCGGGGAGCATCGGTGGGCGAAGGAACCCAATGGAGAATGAATTTTTCCCGGGTTCAATGGGAACATGAAATTATTGACGGGACTTATTCCAGGAAAAAAGACCCGGATACGGGAGAATTCCTACCGGAATATAACTGGGTCTGGTCTCCTCAGTTCGCTATTGATATGCACCGACCGGAACACTGGGGCTATGTCTGGTTTACTGAAAAACCACCCGGAAGTATCGTCAATTTCCCAGAACCTGTCTGGGAAACCGAAAGACAGCTCTTGTTCTATTTGCACCGGCAACAGCTGAAGATTGCAAGGAAGGACGGATACTTCGCCTCCGATATTAATCAACTTGGCGGACCAGTTTTCAACGTAAACGGCAAAATGATCCGGGTTGAAATGACCAATACACGCAGTGGCTATGAATTAACCATATCGGATCCTGCTAAAGGGAGTATTACTCTCAACCAGGACGAATACATCACCCTTACCGAATGATTATGCGATATACGATCACCCTGATCCTTACCACACTATTCTTGATTTCCTGCTCCGACGATCAGCCGCTTAACAAAAGAGAATTTTCCTTTGCTGCATGGACCGGAGGCGGAATAGCTCAATCTGAAACGGAATGGGATTCCCTTCTGTCCAGATTGTCAGATTCCGGGATCAGTGCGCTGTATGTGAGTGGTGGAAGAGAGAAGCTGGAAGAGGTCGTAGCTTATGCACGTCCTTACAATATTGACATTCATGCATGGATCTGGACCCTTAACCGCCCCGGGGATACCACTGCTGCAAAACACCCAGATTGGTATGCCGTAAACCGAAACGGTGAGAATTCTTATGACTATCGTGCATACGTAGACTATTATCAGTGGCTGAGTCCCTTCTCTGAAGGAGCAAGAGAACATATCAAAAATAATATACGGGAAGTTGCTCAGGCTGAGGGAGTTAAGTCTGTTCACCTTGATTATGTCCGATATGTCGATGTAATACTCGGGGCTGACCTGCAGCCAAAGTATGATATTGTGCAGGACCGGCAATACCCTGAATACGATTACGGATATCACCCCGAAGCCAGACGGCAATATGAGGAGATCTTTGGCGTGGACCCTATGGATATGGAGCACCCGGAACTAAGTACGGAATGGCTGCAATTTCGGTTAAATGCTGTTACTTCCCTGGTGAATGAACTGGGAGAGATCGCACGTGAAAATAACAAGATTCTGACCGCCGCAGTTTTTCCTTTTCCGGAAATGTCGCGACAAATGGTACGCCAGGACTGGTCTAACTGGGAGCTCGATATTGCTCTTCCCATGCTCTATCAAAATTTTTACCGGCAGAATCTGAACTGGATCCGGTTCGCCACCGAACAGG
This genomic window contains:
- a CDS encoding agmatine/peptidylarginine deiminase; protein product: MTPSNKKYQMPAEWAHHSATHIHWPSNHETWPGERLERVEEVYCRFIEELHFYEPVHIFLENKEVKERAVQRLSKRAVDLDRLTLHVQPINDVWARDCGPIFVKDEDGYVILNWGYNAWGEKYPPWEDDNYIPEYVASKYGIRLEEPGMILEGGSIEVNGDGLLMTTESVLLNPNRNPDLNRSMIEDQLKKYLGIREVIWLKRGLAGDDTDGHIDDIARFVNENTVFACMTEDKNDVNYEALQENLDILRSYQTGSGDKLNIIPLPMPDCRVEDPTVDGSEYVPASYANFYLANGAVFVPLYDPKLDAEILQLFRKYFKHRKVIGIPAKDLVWGQGSLHCITQQWYSVR
- a CDS encoding carbohydrate-binding family 9-like protein, translating into MKLFLIVPVLLFTFSSCTETEFKQLDLPLPHRYVIHKTSETMQIDGLASEESWANTGWTSDFMDIEGPDKDAPFSRSRAKMLWDEDYLYFFASMEEEHIWGDITQRDAVIFYNNDFEIFIHPSESEPQYAEFEVNSLGTLWELILLQPYRIGGPVSNYWDLNDTQIGINIVGSINEPSDIDSLWTVEMAIPLKAVAELNRGASVGEGTQWRMNFSRVQWEHEIIDGTYSRKKDPDTGEFLPEYNWVWSPQFAIDMHRPEHWGYVWFTEKPPGSIVNFPEPVWETERQLLFYLHRQQLKIARKDGYFASDINQLGGPVFNVNGKMIRVEMTNTRSGYELTISDPAKGSITLNQDEYITLTE
- the purD gene encoding phosphoribosylamine--glycine ligase, whose amino-acid sequence is MSYNVLLIGSGGREHALAWGIASSEKLNRLYTAPGNPGTAELGENAVLDVSDHSAVKDFIEEHHIDLTVVGPEQPLVEGLVDKLEAEGHKVFGPRQQAAMLEGSKEFAKEFMQRHNIPTAAYKAFDQEDFDAAADYIKENNSYPIVLKADGLAGGKGVFIPENEEEAMSFLKELKNSSSLREASSRLVIEEFMTGEEASVFAVCDGESYQVIGNAQDHKRAGEGDTGLNTGGMGAYSPAPVVTKEILEAVEKNIIAPTVNGMKEEGNPYVGFLYCGLMITEEGPKVVEYNCRFGDPECQVIIPRLESDLLEIIVSCLNGNLRETEVELDELYRCCVVLTSGGYPGSYEKGKEIKGLEKAELDTLVFHAGTRSEGTKLLTNGGRVLNVVGSGKTLQAAIDNAYEAIRKIDFDKAYYRGDIGAKGLKHLG
- a CDS encoding carbon-nitrogen hydrolase, with translation MGEQKVKIGLIQTECGPLIKDNLYRQMGLIRDAAEEGAQIVCLQELFSTPYFCTNYDEKYFDWAEPLGGEMQDSLSELASELKIVIVAPFFERRAKGIYHNSLMVIDADGSFLGVYRKMHIPDDPGFYEKYYFTPADDNQGYKIFDTAYGRIGTLICWDQWFPEAARITALMGADIIFYPTAIGVLSSESKEEKKAFHDAWETIQRSHAIANGCFAASVNRVGKEEGTRFWGGSFISGPFGEIIKKAGEKEEVLVAECDLSAIEKQRKTWPFFRDRRIDSYSPILKRYLDNS
- a CDS encoding phosphoenolpyruvate carboxykinase, whose amino-acid sequence is MSVDYNLHPKSKVGLEYLGLENNKNVFWNLTPPELYEQAISRGEAILTKDHALRVLTGKFTGRSPKDKFIVDQPSIHDDIDWGDVNQPVSEEVFDRMYDKVINYLSEKDLFVKDLFCGADEKNRLNVRVVSEAAYHGLFSHNMFIRPTKEELAVHEPEFTVVAAPHLKADPEKDGTRTSTFILCNFDKKIILIGGTLYSGEVKKGIFSVMNYLLPKKGVMAMHCSANHDEDGKTAVFFGLSGTGKTTLSADPDKTLIGDDEHGWSDDGVFNFEGGCYAKTINLSPEGEPMIYATTKMPGTILENVVLDENREPDFDDVSLTQNTRCSYPINFIPNASSTGKGNHPENIIFLTCDAFGVLPPISKLTPEQAMYHFISGYTAKVAGTERGITEPQATFSACFGAPFMPLHPTRYAELLAEKIKKHDSDVWLVNTGWTGGPDGIGHRMKLKHTRRMLSEALAGNLDNAEFVTDPIFGMAVPTSVNGVPSDVLIPRNTWDDKNAYDVKAKKLADMFIQNFKQFEDEASEELLAAAPSV
- a CDS encoding family 10 glycosylhydrolase, with translation MRYTITLILTTLFLISCSDDQPLNKREFSFAAWTGGGIAQSETEWDSLLSRLSDSGISALYVSGGREKLEEVVAYARPYNIDIHAWIWTLNRPGDTTAAKHPDWYAVNRNGENSYDYRAYVDYYQWLSPFSEGAREHIKNNIREVAQAEGVKSVHLDYVRYVDVILGADLQPKYDIVQDRQYPEYDYGYHPEARRQYEEIFGVDPMDMEHPELSTEWLQFRLNAVTSLVNELGEIARENNKILTAAVFPFPEMSRQMVRQDWSNWELDIALPMLYQNFYRQNLNWIRFATEQGVREADGKFHIIAGLYLPGLRDDQLETAILNAKEGGAVGVSLFNVGAMTEEDYQTVKKLYKEFN
- the tpiA gene encoding triose-phosphate isomerase, with protein sequence MRKFLIAGNWKMNCTPSEAALLLEGIKEKKGEVSEEVDVLVCPPFVSLSMAVNYLHETDIQVGAQNMHFESSGAYTGEISASMIAESGCNYVILGHSERREYFNEDDELINKKIGQAISNDLAPILCVGESLEQRKAGEQKMVVGKQIRAALEGINTDQVLNVVIAYEPIWAIGTGETATPEQAQQMHKFIRDLVSEIYDSDVATSLRILYGGSMKPANADELLSQPDVDGGLIGGASLDADSFTEIITIAEKLS
- a CDS encoding TlpA family protein disulfide reductase — encoded protein: MKNIILTSLLVFALIAVSCSGDSEAENEAVLLGEFSIADSVASDSLFGPLSMVIFSQDTASTAPDTLSYISIGSDGSFAQTITFPKRAIYNFKILSGSNELVASQILLANNDTLNMSGSIPGLAQNIDLKSGEYEALDILNRVDNQYNRVVSLISRGAVADSLIGEELNKWANSYWEVYETYPGSFAADLAFLESVKILNIINKEKMFSRIEEELPKEFAIGSALNYGTEYVSNVRGLEGAVSYLDSLEQLTQIDRTKELISRVRISLLYDSAEVKRAKELTDVYEKQYANSEEARQWVKNIRYDLNYLAPGVRAPEFNFITMDGDTLSNESLNGRAFVLEITPLAAGEYQREYDRMIAIHEVYKNYGLEIITVPLDESEVTVEAFYETRGQHWPTAKLGTFDVQELIQEFNIQQVPTWLLVDQNGEVVKKYVRSEIKDIIQGLGTVFSNSNDAS
- the gatB gene encoding Asp-tRNA(Asn)/Glu-tRNA(Gln) amidotransferase subunit GatB, whose protein sequence is MSTIAHEKYEAVIGLEVHAQLLTESKAFAAVKPEYGGAPNTQVTPLCLGHPGTLPVINENLVRYIIKMGLATHCGIAERSIFARKNYFYPDLPKGYQISQFDTPICHDGYVDIELDDYDKRIGITRIHMEEDAGKSIHDQDPYNTLVDLNRAGTPLIEIVSEPDLRTPQEAYAYLSKIKQIVQYLEICDGNMEEGSLRCDANVSVRLRGQKEFGTRTELKNMNSFRNVERAIEYEIYRQIELIEDGGTVVQQTRLWDTSKMESRPMRSKEEAHDYRYFPEPDLPPVVVTDEMLEEIREELPELADVRRKRFISEFKMSEDDATTLTDSRYLADYYEEVVEHTGNPKSASNLVLSEVLRVLNEQSLDIREFSIDAQRLSDLIRLKEEDKINSSAMQTIFNEMLKNGTGAEDLAKELNLIQVSDSGFLEPIVDEIIDQNPDEVKRYKDGKKQLLGFFVGQAMKASRGKANPQLVKDLIQKKLDN